The genomic window GTTCTTGCGCTGGTCACCCTGTAGCTGAATTACTTCTCCATATTCTGGATGCTCAATTACAGTACCATTGCAGGCAAATTTCTTCTTGAATGCCTTCACTAGTTTCTTTTTATCGTAATCATCAGCGATCCCCTGGACAGTAGTGAGGGTCTTCCTGCCGTTTCTCTGTTGAATTCTTATATGGATATAATCCTCAGTCCCAGCAGGAAGCAGGTCATCACCCTTACTTGCATCAGCAAAGGGGTCGAAAGAGTGGAGGTTCTGGATAGCGGACATACGATACGATTCCTTTTCCTCGGTGGAAACGGCCTGCGGAAGGCGGTGGCGGGAGAAGGCGGGCGGGGGGGACGGAGCGTCGGGAAGCGAGGGGGCTCGAGGGGGAGGCTGCTGAGTCCTCGGCGGCGGCTCAG from Notamacropus eugenii isolate mMacEug1 chromosome 1, mMacEug1.pri_v2, whole genome shotgun sequence includes these protein-coding regions:
- the LOC140517334 gene encoding eukaryotic translation initiation factor 1 — translated: MSAIQNLHSFDPFADASKGDDLLPAGTEDYIHIRIQQRNGRKTLTTVQGIADDYDKKKLVKAFKKKFACNGTVIEHPEYGEVIQLQGDQRKNICQFLVEIGLAKDDQLKVHGF